Proteins encoded in a region of the Nitrospirota bacterium genome:
- a CDS encoding polysaccharide deacetylase family protein, with amino-acid sequence MTASERVKFTIKVVISHVLYALGLLQLWQSITLKRRAVILMYHRVLTPEERARSGSHPAIMVDRETFAEQMAVVKRRFKVLSLEGFADRMSRNIPFDDSSCLITFDDGWTDNFTNALPILRKYELPAVVFLPVNFIGGNRLFWQEALVHLLVLAVMTARKDPARETRLRDLLDPIGLGEIFNVRHDDLRPHVIEVTSKNRKGLTPSVVEATLTSLRIELHVENGDSTGIDSFMNWEQVDTMSRQGIEFGGHGAEHRLLSQMPIAEAREDIQRSKEIIDLRLKCGTPTFSYPRGYWNPEVAGLVKASGFRLAFLAQGRSVSCDDNPFALQRINICQAATESMPMFLARVVGLF; translated from the coding sequence ATGACGGCGAGCGAGCGAGTCAAGTTCACGATTAAAGTGGTCATTTCCCACGTCTTATATGCCCTGGGTCTATTACAGTTGTGGCAGTCGATCACGCTTAAGCGCCGTGCAGTGATTCTCATGTATCACCGCGTCTTGACTCCGGAGGAACGTGCCCGTAGCGGTTCACATCCTGCCATCATGGTTGATCGGGAGACATTTGCCGAGCAGATGGCTGTAGTGAAGCGCCGGTTCAAGGTGCTCTCGCTCGAAGGATTTGCGGATCGAATGAGCCGCAACATTCCATTTGATGATTCGTCCTGTTTGATCACGTTCGACGACGGATGGACTGATAATTTTACCAATGCGCTGCCGATTCTTCGAAAATATGAGCTGCCGGCGGTGGTGTTCCTTCCCGTCAACTTCATCGGTGGGAACAGGCTCTTTTGGCAAGAAGCGCTTGTGCATCTTCTTGTCCTGGCTGTGATGACGGCGAGAAAGGATCCCGCCAGGGAGACGAGGCTCCGCGACCTGCTCGACCCCATCGGTCTCGGAGAGATATTCAATGTGCGCCATGACGATCTAAGGCCTCACGTTATTGAGGTAACCAGTAAGAATAGAAAAGGGTTGACTCCTTCTGTGGTAGAGGCAACATTAACAAGTCTGAGAATCGAGCTGCATGTCGAGAACGGAGATAGCACGGGGATAGATAGTTTTATGAATTGGGAGCAGGTCGATACGATGTCGCGGCAAGGGATCGAGTTTGGGGGGCATGGCGCCGAACATCGTTTACTTAGCCAGATGCCGATTGCGGAGGCTCGTGAAGATATTCAGCGTTCGAAAGAGATTATTGACCTGAGGCTCAAGTGTGGTACTCCTACCTTCAGTTACCCGAGGGGCTATTGGAATCCAGAGGTGGCGGGATTAGTCAAGGCATCTGGTTTCCGTCTGGCCTTTCTCGCCCAAGGGAGAAGTGTCAGCTGTGACGACAATCCCTTTGCCCTTCAGCGGATCAATATTTGTCAAGCTGCGACTGAAAGCATGCCGATGTTTCTCGCTCGTGTGGTGGGGTTATTTTGA
- a CDS encoding ATP-grasp domain-containing protein yields MKILVTDGDNRAALAITRSLGSKGHSIVVGEKVQPSLAQTSRHCVESVIYPDPVLDSVGFVQTLLRTMKELQIDVVLPVAEITTALVAEHKSAFEQHSRVPFPDVATFDRAANKVDVLALAEKLSIPIPTGVVLTRPGDRPQWPEGLSFPIVVKPHRSRILVNGTWQSTAVTYAENANDLTEILAAKHPSEYPILLQQRIVGPGVGVFMCYQRGKLVAQFSHRRLREKPPSGGVSVLRESVPVSPQAKRYAQALLDALSWQGVAMVEFKMDQADQTLKLMEINGRFWGSLQLAIDAGVDFPALLLQTMADEPLKPVDTYRVGVKSRWFLGDLDALMMRLLKRQDLLHLPPGHDGKLRSIIRFMRLWEKDTYSEIFRFSDMNPGFYEARRWFSNHD; encoded by the coding sequence TTGAAGATTCTCGTGACCGACGGCGACAATCGCGCTGCCTTGGCGATCACCCGTTCCCTGGGGAGCAAGGGGCACTCGATTGTTGTCGGAGAAAAGGTTCAGCCATCGTTGGCCCAGACCTCGCGGCACTGTGTCGAGAGCGTGATCTATCCCGACCCCGTGTTGGACAGTGTGGGGTTCGTCCAGACGCTTCTACGGACGATGAAGGAGTTGCAGATCGATGTGGTGTTGCCGGTCGCTGAGATTACGACGGCATTGGTGGCCGAGCATAAGTCCGCATTCGAACAGCACAGCCGAGTGCCGTTTCCGGACGTGGCCACGTTCGATAGGGCGGCAAACAAGGTTGATGTGTTGGCGCTTGCGGAGAAGCTGTCGATACCCATTCCGACCGGCGTGGTTTTGACGAGACCCGGTGATCGCCCTCAGTGGCCAGAGGGGCTGTCTTTCCCGATCGTCGTCAAGCCCCACCGGTCACGCATTCTTGTGAATGGCACGTGGCAATCGACGGCTGTGACCTACGCAGAAAACGCGAACGATCTCACAGAGATTCTCGCGGCGAAGCACCCGAGTGAATATCCGATTCTACTTCAACAGCGGATCGTCGGTCCCGGTGTCGGCGTGTTCATGTGTTATCAACGTGGCAAGCTGGTGGCTCAGTTCAGCCATCGGCGACTTCGTGAAAAGCCTCCGTCTGGCGGGGTGAGTGTGCTCCGTGAGAGTGTGCCGGTTTCTCCTCAAGCCAAGCGCTACGCCCAGGCGCTGCTCGATGCATTGAGCTGGCAAGGGGTGGCGATGGTTGAGTTCAAGATGGATCAGGCTGATCAGACCTTGAAGTTGATGGAAATCAACGGCCGCTTTTGGGGGTCATTGCAACTGGCGATTGATGCCGGCGTTGATTTTCCGGCTCTCTTGCTTCAGACGATGGCGGATGAGCCGCTCAAGCCGGTCGATACCTATCGAGTCGGGGTGAAGAGCCGGTGGTTTTTGGGCGACCTCGACGCGTTGATGATGCGTCTCTTAAAGCGTCAGGACCTGCTCCATCTTCCTCCTGGACATGACGGAAAACTTCGCTCAATCATCCGTTTTATGAGATTGTGGGAGAAGGATACGTACAGCGAGATTTTCCGATTCTCGGACATGAATCCTGGCTTCTACGAAGCCAGGCGATGGTTTTCGAATCATGATTGA
- a CDS encoding glycosyltransferase family 2 protein produces the protein MIDGSTTVRVIEVLFWLSVFGVVYPYLGYPVVLWVLGRFLGRQGRREHEEASFYPSVSMIIPVCNEEARIERKIINTATLRYPADRLQVLFVSDGSTDRTVELIKMRASEAMTLIELPVRQGKGAALNAGLEHAKHDILVFSDAAIELEPDALRHIVRGFRDPEVGCISGEDKIAESGGEAWYGRYELLVRRLESKVHSIVGASGSFYAQRRELCGPFLEGLAPDFLSVLRTVEQGFRAVSEPEAVGAMTSVKDSKQEFERKVRTLIRGMTTLFAYARVLNPIRFGMFAFEVLSHKALRWSVPFFLVMALASSITLLGSPWFNLVVIVQVAFYGAALLALSGWSYIRHSLFGKIALYFSMVNAAILVAWFQYGKGVRQELWTPSQR, from the coding sequence ATGATTGACGGGAGTACGACCGTGCGAGTGATAGAAGTGCTGTTTTGGCTTTCCGTGTTCGGTGTCGTCTACCCCTATCTCGGCTATCCGGTCGTGTTATGGGTGTTGGGCCGTTTCTTGGGACGGCAGGGGCGGCGAGAGCACGAGGAGGCCTCCTTTTATCCTTCAGTATCGATGATTATTCCGGTCTGCAATGAAGAGGCAAGGATCGAGCGGAAGATCATCAATACGGCGACCCTTCGTTATCCGGCTGATCGGCTCCAGGTCTTGTTCGTGTCGGATGGGTCCACCGACCGAACGGTGGAGCTCATCAAGATGCGAGCGTCTGAGGCAATGACCCTGATCGAGCTTCCAGTACGACAGGGGAAGGGGGCGGCGTTGAATGCGGGTCTCGAGCACGCCAAACATGACATCCTCGTCTTTTCGGATGCCGCGATTGAATTGGAGCCCGATGCGTTACGCCATATCGTTCGGGGATTTCGTGATCCTGAAGTCGGGTGTATTTCCGGAGAAGACAAGATTGCGGAGTCAGGGGGGGAAGCCTGGTATGGGCGGTACGAATTACTGGTCCGGCGCCTCGAGTCGAAGGTACATTCCATCGTGGGAGCGAGTGGATCGTTCTATGCACAACGGCGCGAACTCTGCGGGCCGTTCCTAGAAGGTCTGGCGCCTGATTTTCTTTCTGTACTCAGGACCGTGGAACAAGGATTTCGCGCAGTCAGCGAGCCGGAGGCAGTGGGCGCCATGACTAGCGTCAAGGACTCCAAACAGGAGTTCGAACGGAAGGTCCGCACGTTGATTCGAGGGATGACCACATTGTTTGCCTATGCGCGAGTGCTGAACCCCATTCGTTTTGGAATGTTTGCCTTTGAGGTATTGTCACATAAGGCCTTGCGGTGGTCGGTGCCGTTCTTTCTGGTTATGGCGCTGGCCAGTTCGATCACGCTACTCGGCTCGCCATGGTTTAATCTCGTGGTGATCGTCCAGGTCGCGTTCTATGGAGCGGCTCTCTTAGCGCTTTCAGGATGGAGCTATATCCGGCACTCGCTTTTCGGCAAGATCGCACTCTATTTTTCAATGGTCAATGCGGCGATTCTCGTGGCCTGGTTTCAATACGGGAAAGGAGTGCGGCAGGAACTGTGGACACCCTCCCAGAGATAA
- a CDS encoding alpha/beta hydrolase encodes MFFENGSYRLFGVLHEPATAPSGWGWVFCHPFAEEKLWAQRVYVSFARMLAARGAWVLRFDAMGNGDSQGRFSDSSVDTMLSDIGCAIRRLERSSGTALNVGLLGLRFGATLAALAAERCPTVGKLVLWEPIVDGGKYMQELLRVNLTTQTAIYKEIRHNREALVRMMREEGRTVNVDGYEIAYPCYEQASAVKLNEEGKRFAGPCLIVQMGRAGQPIRAEVKVLKDTYRSADIREVVEEPFWKEIKQWYRTAPNLFEATSAWVEGR; translated from the coding sequence ATGTTTTTCGAGAATGGATCGTATCGGCTCTTTGGCGTCTTGCATGAGCCGGCTACAGCCCCGTCGGGATGGGGTTGGGTGTTTTGCCATCCATTTGCCGAAGAGAAGTTATGGGCGCAACGGGTATACGTGTCGTTTGCGAGAATGCTGGCTGCTCGCGGCGCATGGGTGCTTCGGTTCGACGCAATGGGAAATGGTGATAGCCAGGGACGATTTTCAGACTCATCAGTGGACACGATGCTCTCCGATATCGGGTGTGCCATTAGGCGGCTAGAGCGGTCGAGCGGGACGGCGCTGAACGTGGGATTGCTGGGGCTGCGTTTTGGTGCGACCCTCGCTGCGCTTGCGGCTGAGCGGTGCCCGACTGTCGGCAAGCTCGTCTTATGGGAGCCGATTGTTGATGGCGGGAAGTATATGCAGGAATTGCTCCGAGTGAATCTGACGACCCAAACGGCGATATATAAGGAGATTCGTCACAACCGCGAGGCTTTGGTCAGAATGATGCGGGAGGAGGGACGTACGGTGAACGTCGATGGGTATGAGATTGCTTATCCATGCTATGAGCAAGCCTCGGCCGTGAAGCTTAACGAAGAGGGGAAGCGATTTGCGGGACCCTGCTTGATCGTCCAGATGGGAAGAGCAGGACAACCTATTCGCGCTGAGGTAAAGGTGTTAAAAGATACGTATCGGTCTGCCGATATTCGTGAAGTGGTGGAGGAGCCGTTTTGGAAAGAGATTAAGCAGTGGTACCGGACCGCACCGAATCTGTTTGAGGCAACATCAGCGTGGGTGGAGGGCCGATGA
- a CDS encoding lipopolysaccharide biosynthesis protein: protein MWVTLSSVFGAGLSFLRSIIMARLLTPEIFGLMAICSMVIRGIEIFTETGFGAALIHRQERFEDARDTAFTLWVLRGAGLAVIAFLVSPLVASFYNEAVLQPVVAVIGISFILTGFNNINTIALQKELDFKRLTYLEQVGGVLSTIIGLGLAYWLRDVWALVYSQLISSVISVVLSYVMVPGRPRFRFDPAIARELFSYGKFMTGLAVVVFLTNQLDSAMIGKLLGMEALGFYTVAYTLANIPSTNLSKVIAKVLFPMFSKLQADLVQLRVEYVRGVRLVVAVVVPISVGIVVLAHDIVTALYGAKWAAAAIPLQILAIFGCFQALWMLNGYLYNAIGKPHIDFYMNTSRLVLVLGLLYPLTIAYGLAGASAAVALPMAAQFVVGVFLSRRVIGVPVIATVQPLGVAIVQGAVLAAVLIAAKSLIVSDSVPGLVLVTIIGASLCLLFNLRDIQAQLTSHRLSIFPVREAP, encoded by the coding sequence GTGTGGGTTACCTTGTCGAGTGTGTTTGGCGCGGGACTCTCCTTCCTCCGTTCGATCATTATGGCCCGACTCCTGACGCCGGAAATCTTCGGGCTCATGGCAATTTGCTCGATGGTGATCCGGGGGATCGAGATCTTTACCGAAACAGGATTCGGCGCCGCGCTGATTCATCGACAGGAGCGTTTCGAAGACGCCAGGGATACGGCGTTTACGCTCTGGGTGTTACGTGGTGCCGGGTTGGCAGTGATTGCGTTCCTCGTCTCGCCCTTGGTTGCCTCGTTTTATAATGAAGCGGTGCTGCAACCGGTTGTCGCAGTGATCGGGATCAGTTTTATCTTAACGGGCTTCAATAATATCAATACAATTGCGCTGCAGAAAGAGTTGGATTTTAAGCGTCTGACCTATCTGGAACAAGTTGGTGGGGTACTCAGTACAATCATAGGGTTAGGATTAGCGTATTGGCTACGGGATGTTTGGGCGCTCGTCTATTCGCAGCTCATATCTTCTGTTATTTCGGTGGTATTGTCGTACGTAATGGTGCCTGGACGACCGCGTTTCCGTTTCGATCCCGCGATCGCCAGAGAATTGTTTTCATATGGAAAATTCATGACGGGGTTAGCAGTTGTTGTTTTCTTGACCAATCAGCTTGACAGCGCGATGATCGGGAAGCTCTTGGGCATGGAGGCGCTGGGGTTTTATACGGTGGCCTACACCTTGGCCAATATCCCCTCGACAAATTTATCGAAGGTGATCGCGAAGGTGCTTTTCCCTATGTTTAGCAAGCTCCAAGCCGATTTGGTGCAGTTGCGGGTGGAATATGTGCGGGGGGTCCGCTTGGTTGTCGCTGTGGTTGTGCCGATCTCGGTTGGAATTGTGGTGCTCGCCCATGACATTGTGACTGCGTTATATGGAGCCAAATGGGCTGCCGCCGCGATACCACTGCAGATTTTGGCAATTTTTGGATGTTTCCAGGCGTTGTGGATGCTGAATGGCTATCTCTATAACGCGATTGGTAAGCCGCACATCGATTTTTATATGAACACCTCGCGTCTTGTTCTCGTGCTGGGGTTGCTGTATCCACTGACCATTGCCTACGGCCTTGCCGGTGCGAGTGCGGCAGTGGCCTTGCCGATGGCGGCGCAGTTTGTAGTTGGCGTCTTTTTATCCCGTAGAGTGATCGGGGTTCCCGTCATTGCCACCGTTCAACCGTTGGGAGTCGCCATCGTGCAGGGTGCGGTGTTGGCCGCAGTTCTTATCGCGGCCAAATCACTTATTGTCAGTGATTCCGTGCCAGGCCTGGTATTGGTGACGATCATCGGCGCTTCGCTGTGCCTCCTGTTTAATTTGCGAGATATCCAGGCGCAGCTAACGAGCCACAGGCTATCAATCTTCCCGGTTCGAGAAGCCCCATGA